A single region of the Plantactinospora soyae genome encodes:
- a CDS encoding CMP-5'-phosphonoformate--3-phosphoglycerate phosphonoformyl transferase: protein MRESVVDRADPADSGAGAGRVFVVALCGGGDRPIAELADRTPFEAAATPHLDELARDGCSGLLEVIRADVPPESDSGAMALLGYDPVRYYTGRGPLEGLGMDFWDADGFSVAFRINFASWQPDTGRLDRRTSRDLSDDELEALVTSVRAEVRLTDDVAVRLTGFGRHRGILALTSRTVPLSGRVTNTDPGFVALGPFGVPVADPPTTPLRCRPAPGLDGTPSGLNAEGTARLVNQFVERSAAVLENHPVNLARRAAGRRPANLILVRDGGDTLPVLPSFAAERGLRLSMYGQVPAERGLARLIGARFTVARAGPGEDDRSFYRTLLPALLDDPADVVFVHLKGPDEPGHDGRPHDKVTAIGDIDGGFVGPLRARLGPLDTLVVTCDHATPCELGIHAPDRVPTVVTGPGVRPDGVTGFGERAAAGGGLPAARASELLPWLLRLRKGR, encoded by the coding sequence ATGCGCGAATCCGTGGTTGACCGGGCGGACCCGGCGGACTCCGGTGCGGGCGCCGGCCGGGTCTTCGTGGTCGCGCTCTGCGGGGGCGGTGACCGGCCGATCGCGGAGTTGGCCGACCGGACCCCGTTCGAGGCGGCGGCCACCCCGCACCTGGACGAGCTGGCCCGGGACGGATGCAGCGGCCTGCTGGAGGTGATCCGGGCCGACGTGCCGCCGGAGTCGGACTCCGGCGCGATGGCCCTGCTCGGGTACGACCCGGTGCGCTACTACACCGGCCGGGGGCCGCTGGAGGGGCTGGGGATGGACTTCTGGGACGCCGACGGCTTCTCGGTGGCGTTCCGGATCAACTTCGCCAGCTGGCAGCCGGACACCGGTCGGCTGGACCGACGTACGTCCCGTGATCTGTCGGACGACGAACTCGAGGCCCTGGTGACGAGCGTCCGGGCCGAGGTACGCCTGACCGACGACGTGGCGGTCCGGCTGACCGGCTTCGGCCGGCACCGGGGAATCCTGGCCCTGACCAGCCGGACGGTGCCGCTCTCCGGCCGGGTCACCAACACCGACCCCGGGTTTGTCGCACTCGGCCCGTTCGGGGTACCGGTCGCCGATCCTCCCACGACACCGCTGCGCTGCCGGCCGGCACCGGGCCTCGACGGTACGCCGTCCGGCCTGAACGCCGAGGGCACCGCGCGGCTGGTGAACCAGTTCGTCGAACGCAGTGCCGCCGTGCTGGAGAACCATCCGGTGAACCTGGCCCGCCGGGCGGCCGGCCGACGGCCGGCGAACCTGATCCTGGTCCGCGACGGCGGCGACACCCTGCCGGTCCTGCCCTCCTTCGCCGCCGAGCGCGGCCTGCGGCTGTCGATGTACGGGCAGGTGCCGGCCGAGCGTGGGCTCGCCCGACTGATCGGGGCGAGGTTCACCGTCGCCCGGGCCGGGCCGGGGGAGGACGACCGGTCGTTCTACCGCACGCTGCTGCCGGCGTTGCTGGACGATCCCGCCGATGTCGTCTTCGTACACCTCAAGGGGCCCGACGAGCCGGGACACGACGGCCGGCCGCACGACAAGGTGACGGCGATCGGCGACATCGACGGCGGCTTCGTCGGTCCGCTGCGCGCCCGGCTCGGCCCGCTGGACACCCTCGTCGTCACCTGTGACCACGCCACCCCGTGCGAGCTGGGCATCCACGCGCCGGACCGGGTGCCGACGGTGGTCACCGGCCCCGGCGTACGACCGGACGGGGTGACCGGGTTCGGCGAGCGGGCCGCCGCCGGTGGTGGTCTTCCGGCCGCTCGGGCCAGCGAACTGCTGCCCTGGCTGCTCCGGCTGCGTAAGGGGCGCTGA
- a CDS encoding enolase-like domain-containing protein, which yields MRITGLRLRGILDSRARATVEADVVLDGRHHGRGSSPRAIAPGRRERPLGEPTVLGPLAPGELHRALLGQDVDDQADLDRRVTRLDIGAAETLAVSLAFARAAASAHPLALHHYLARLAGTTPGVPRLLVNVFSGGIHGAGPPAGFQQIMVIPDTGDLTRDIELARTVFDEAERQVQQRFGPARVSPSSGLLVPLDSERQLALLHDVVAAAGCAGAVSYGVDVAAEHLVERSGGYRLGPDVLTSAELAGRLSALVERYPLSYLEDPFDPADEPAWRALRRNLPPMTTVIGDDLFATDAARVDSSLADGILLKLSQAGTLTATLEASRAAREAGLVCAVSHRSGETEDTAMCDLAVAVGAELIKVGGPRRGDRLAKYNQLLRLAETVPAESPVAVR from the coding sequence ATGCGGATCACCGGTCTGCGGCTGCGCGGCATCCTCGACTCCCGGGCCAGGGCCACGGTGGAGGCCGACGTCGTCCTGGACGGCCGCCACCACGGTCGGGGGTCGAGCCCGCGTGCCATCGCACCGGGCCGGCGGGAACGTCCGCTCGGCGAGCCGACCGTGCTGGGCCCGCTCGCCCCCGGCGAACTGCACCGGGCGCTGCTCGGCCAGGACGTCGACGACCAGGCCGACCTCGACCGGCGGGTGACCCGGCTGGACATCGGCGCCGCCGAGACCCTCGCCGTGTCGCTGGCCTTCGCCCGGGCCGCCGCCTCGGCCCACCCGCTGGCCCTGCACCACTACCTGGCCCGGCTCGCCGGCACCACACCCGGGGTGCCCCGGCTGCTGGTGAACGTCTTCTCCGGCGGCATCCACGGTGCCGGTCCGCCGGCCGGCTTCCAGCAGATCATGGTCATCCCGGACACCGGCGACCTCACCCGGGACATCGAACTGGCCCGTACCGTCTTCGACGAGGCGGAGCGGCAGGTCCAGCAGCGGTTCGGCCCGGCCCGGGTCTCGCCGTCGAGCGGGCTGCTGGTGCCGCTGGACAGCGAACGGCAGTTGGCACTGCTGCACGACGTGGTCGCGGCGGCCGGCTGTGCGGGCGCGGTGTCGTACGGGGTGGACGTCGCCGCGGAACATCTCGTCGAGCGGTCCGGCGGGTACCGGCTCGGCCCCGACGTGCTGACCTCCGCCGAACTGGCGGGACGGCTGTCGGCGCTGGTCGAACGGTATCCGCTGAGCTACCTGGAGGACCCCTTCGACCCGGCCGACGAGCCCGCCTGGCGGGCGCTGCGCCGGAACCTGCCGCCGATGACGACGGTGATCGGCGACGACCTGTTCGCCACCGACGCCGCCCGGGTGGACTCCTCCCTGGCCGACGGGATCCTGCTGAAGCTGAGCCAGGCCGGCACGTTGACCGCCACCCTCGAGGCGTCCCGGGCGGCCCGGGAGGCGGGACTGGTCTGCGCCGTGTCGCACCGGTCCGGCGAGACCGAGGACACCGCGATGTGCGATCTCGCGGTGGCGGTCGGCGCGGAACTGATCAAGGTCGGTGGGCCGCGTCGCGGTGACCGGCTCGCCAAGTACAACCAACTGCTCCGGCTGGCCGAGACCGTGCCGGCCGAATCCCCCGTTGCCGTCCGCTGA
- the bcpA gene encoding carboxyvinyl-carboxyphosphonate phosphorylmutase, whose protein sequence is MSRAKQFKDLMNAPELLVVPSAYDALSAKVIEQAGFNAVHMTGSGTSASMLGLPDLGFATITEMAWNAKNITLAVDLPVIMDIDAGYGNAMNTWRCVREFERAGIVGGHLEDQVVPKRCGHLEGKRLISSKEMVGKIAAAVEAREDPDWVLIARTDAREKLGLDEAIRRSREYVAAGADCIFLEAMLTVDEMKRVRDEIDAPLLANMVEGGKTPWLTTKELEAIGYNLAIYPLSGWYAATAILRKTFAALRDEGTTQNFWERHGLKMTFDELFEVFEYSKISELERRFVVRDEEG, encoded by the coding sequence GTGTCCCGTGCAAAGCAGTTCAAGGACCTGATGAACGCGCCCGAGCTGCTCGTCGTACCCAGCGCGTACGACGCGCTGTCGGCGAAGGTGATCGAGCAGGCCGGCTTCAACGCCGTTCACATGACCGGCTCCGGCACCTCGGCCAGCATGCTCGGCCTGCCCGACCTCGGCTTCGCCACGATCACCGAGATGGCGTGGAACGCCAAGAACATCACCCTGGCCGTCGACCTCCCGGTGATCATGGACATCGACGCCGGGTACGGCAACGCGATGAACACCTGGCGCTGCGTACGGGAGTTCGAGCGGGCCGGCATCGTCGGCGGCCACCTGGAGGACCAGGTCGTGCCGAAGCGCTGCGGTCACCTGGAGGGCAAGCGGCTGATCAGCTCGAAGGAGATGGTCGGCAAGATCGCGGCTGCGGTCGAGGCACGGGAGGACCCCGACTGGGTGCTGATCGCCCGTACCGACGCCCGGGAGAAGCTCGGCCTCGACGAGGCGATCCGCCGATCCCGGGAGTACGTCGCCGCCGGGGCGGACTGCATCTTCCTGGAGGCGATGCTCACCGTCGACGAGATGAAGCGGGTCCGGGACGAGATCGACGCCCCGCTGCTGGCGAACATGGTGGAGGGCGGCAAGACGCCGTGGCTCACCACCAAGGAGCTGGAGGCGATCGGCTACAACCTTGCCATCTACCCGCTCTCCGGCTGGTACGCCGCCACCGCGATCCTCCGCAAGACCTTCGCCGCGCTGCGCGACGAGGGTACGACGCAGAACTTCTGGGAGCGGCACGGCCTGAAGATGACCTTCGACGAGCTGTTCGAGGTCTTCGAGTACTCGAAGATCTCCGAGCTGGAGCGGCGGTTCGTCGTCCGGGACGAAGAGGGCTGA
- a CDS encoding aldehyde dehydrogenase family protein: protein MFLDGQLLPSAGDDVPVHDRWTGAELGRVPRDGPAEVDTAVSAVAGRRRPMPIDERVSVLTGAATALQARAGEFAQLITAESGVCVRETTREVGRAVANLRVAAAEAERLRGESIPVPGAARLAVTVPEPVGVVAGITPFNRPLNQVVVKAAPAIAAGCALVLKPSERTPLTALAFAELLTGAGYPKEMLALLTGDPARVGGALARHPAVDMVTFTGSVATGRAVAAAAAGKKLLLELGGNDPLLVLPDADLDLAARLAADGAYATAGQSCRGVKRIIVWAGVADQFVERLVGLSRARRYGDPRRPETEVGPLIDEAAAELVQRRVASAISAGALLCSGGDRDGALVAPTVLDRVPPGAELVREETFGPVAPVLRVGGLDEAVEVANGTAYGLQAGVVTNDSAAFWQLAARLRVGAVNLLEGPQFDSPHIPFGGVKASGLGREGIRYAIREMSTTKTVTVPYGWPV from the coding sequence GTGTTCCTCGACGGGCAGCTGCTGCCCAGCGCCGGGGACGACGTACCGGTGCACGACCGCTGGACCGGTGCGGAACTCGGCCGGGTGCCCCGGGACGGCCCGGCCGAGGTGGACACCGCGGTCAGCGCGGTCGCGGGTCGGCGCCGACCGATGCCGATCGACGAGCGGGTGTCGGTGCTGACCGGCGCGGCGACCGCGTTGCAGGCCCGCGCCGGGGAGTTCGCCCAACTGATCACCGCCGAGTCGGGTGTCTGCGTCCGGGAGACGACCCGGGAGGTGGGCCGGGCGGTCGCGAACCTGCGGGTCGCCGCGGCGGAGGCGGAGCGGCTGCGCGGCGAGTCCATCCCGGTCCCCGGCGCGGCCCGGCTGGCCGTCACCGTGCCGGAACCGGTCGGCGTGGTCGCCGGGATCACCCCGTTCAACCGGCCGCTCAACCAGGTCGTGGTCAAGGCCGCGCCGGCGATCGCCGCCGGCTGCGCACTGGTGCTCAAGCCGTCCGAGCGGACCCCGCTGACCGCACTCGCCTTCGCGGAGCTGCTCACCGGGGCCGGCTATCCGAAGGAGATGCTCGCGCTCCTCACCGGTGATCCGGCGCGCGTGGGCGGCGCGCTGGCCCGGCATCCGGCCGTCGACATGGTGACCTTCACCGGCAGCGTGGCGACGGGCCGGGCGGTGGCCGCCGCCGCGGCCGGAAAGAAACTGCTGCTGGAACTGGGCGGCAACGATCCGCTGCTGGTACTGCCCGACGCCGACCTCGACCTGGCGGCCCGGCTGGCCGCCGACGGGGCGTACGCCACCGCCGGGCAGTCCTGCCGGGGGGTGAAACGGATCATCGTCTGGGCCGGGGTCGCGGACCAGTTCGTCGAACGGCTCGTCGGCCTCAGCCGGGCCAGGCGGTACGGCGACCCGCGCCGGCCCGAGACCGAGGTGGGGCCGCTGATCGACGAGGCGGCGGCGGAACTGGTGCAGCGGCGGGTGGCCTCGGCGATCTCCGCCGGAGCGCTGCTGTGTTCCGGAGGCGACCGGGACGGTGCGCTCGTCGCGCCGACGGTTCTCGATCGGGTGCCACCCGGTGCCGAACTGGTCCGCGAGGAGACGTTCGGTCCGGTGGCGCCGGTGCTCCGGGTGGGGGGACTGGACGAGGCGGTCGAGGTCGCCAACGGCACGGCGTACGGCCTCCAGGCGGGCGTGGTCACCAATGACAGCGCCGCCTTCTGGCAACTCGCCGCGCGACTGCGGGTGGGGGCGGTCAACCTGCTCGAGGGGCCGCAGTTCGACTCCCCGCACATCCCCTTCGGCGGAGTGAAGGCGAGCGGACTCGGGCGGGAGGGCATCCGTTACGCGATCCGCGAGATGAGCACCACGAAGACGGTCACCGTGCCTTACGGCTGGCCGGTCTAG
- a CDS encoding aminotransferase class I/II-fold pyridoxal phosphate-dependent enzyme, protein MDLFEKVINSPGSPIAQMSRDIHGRYAFPRLTGEIGSRMRYGDTDQLVWSLNNYLGLANHPEVRAADARFAARYGLAAPMGSRMMSGETEDLELLESELAAYADKPAALFLNFGYQGMISLLDSLLSRRDWLVYDAECHACIIDGIRLHRGKAKSFPHNNIERLEAVLTRIEAERGDDEAVLVVTEGVFGMSGVQGRLRDIVALKQRFNFRLLVDDAHGFGVLGPDGGGTGEEQGCQDGIDLYFGTFAKAGASIGAFVASDAEIVWRLRYGMRSQIFSKGLPWPVVAGNRVRLDMMRNRPELRRKCLEIAAHLRADLRGVGLEIGDPSSAVTPVFLGLEAPQTAVFLELLRHRYGIFCSAVTYPVVPPGVVQLRLIATATHEHSDVTYTVDALRRVYEEVTGRSEMALSALR, encoded by the coding sequence GTGGACCTGTTCGAAAAGGTGATCAACAGTCCGGGCAGTCCGATCGCGCAGATGTCGCGGGACATCCACGGCAGGTACGCGTTTCCGAGGCTGACCGGTGAGATCGGCAGCCGGATGCGGTACGGCGACACGGACCAGCTCGTCTGGAGCCTGAACAACTATCTCGGGCTGGCCAACCACCCGGAGGTCCGGGCCGCCGACGCGCGGTTCGCCGCCCGGTACGGCCTGGCCGCGCCGATGGGCTCGCGGATGATGTCCGGCGAGACCGAGGACCTGGAACTGCTGGAGTCGGAACTGGCGGCGTACGCGGACAAGCCGGCCGCGCTGTTCCTGAACTTCGGCTACCAGGGCATGATCTCGTTGCTGGACTCGCTGCTCAGCCGGCGTGACTGGCTGGTCTACGACGCGGAGTGCCACGCCTGCATCATCGACGGCATCCGGCTGCACCGGGGCAAGGCAAAGTCCTTTCCGCACAACAACATCGAACGCCTCGAGGCGGTGCTGACCCGGATCGAGGCGGAGCGCGGCGACGACGAGGCGGTGCTGGTCGTCACCGAGGGCGTCTTCGGGATGTCCGGGGTGCAGGGGCGGCTGCGGGACATCGTCGCGCTCAAGCAGCGGTTCAACTTCCGGCTCCTGGTCGACGACGCGCACGGCTTCGGGGTACTCGGTCCGGACGGCGGCGGCACCGGCGAGGAGCAGGGCTGCCAGGACGGCATCGACCTGTACTTCGGCACCTTCGCCAAGGCCGGCGCCAGCATCGGTGCCTTCGTCGCCTCGGACGCCGAGATCGTCTGGCGGCTGCGGTACGGGATGCGGTCGCAGATCTTCTCCAAGGGTCTGCCGTGGCCGGTGGTGGCCGGCAACCGGGTCCGGCTCGACATGATGCGCAACCGCCCCGAGCTGCGGCGCAAGTGTCTGGAGATCGCCGCGCACCTGCGTGCCGACCTGCGTGGGGTCGGGCTGGAGATCGGCGATCCGTCCAGCGCGGTGACCCCGGTGTTCCTGGGGCTGGAGGCCCCGCAGACCGCCGTCTTCCTGGAGCTGCTCCGGCACCGGTACGGGATCTTCTGCTCCGCCGTCACCTATCCGGTGGTGCCGCCGGGGGTGGTCCAGCTCCGGCTGATCGCCACCGCCACGCACGAGCACAGCGACGTCACGTACACGGTGGACGCGCTGCGCCGGGTGTACGAGGAGGTGACCGGGCGGAGCGAGATGGCGCTGTCCGCGCTCCGGTGA
- a CDS encoding aminotransferase class III-fold pyridoxal phosphate-dependent enzyme has protein sequence MSTDLARSAEPATGTGLVRRPGSAPAAEILARASAIAAQPMREIAPERLESELAEFRRRTPGSATLFGRAQRVLARGSEHVDPLSSPYPLFLDHGAGGEVVDVDGNRYVDCILAGGALSLGHNHPGLNAAVVDLLRERTGFHGHLDEFEVLAAERIIEVFPAAEAVRFVGSGAEADLAAARIARAYTGRRKIIKFRGHYHGWGDQFMVDLEVPGSGDFMAGGVPPEHYAHTVLVHPHRLDDLAAALAAGDVAAVISEPFGGESGLVPFADDFHQQAIALAHRHGALYVFDEVVTGTRAGIGGAHAVLGVRPDLITLGKGLMNGYPSCGAVAGRREVIEAAGTGLPDGRPFTYIGGTMSGNVLSAAACYHTLGELTRPGVLDGAIAVTADLVLRLNALFSAGGVPFFAYHFGTILRIELTAPHALPVDAERLPEIIARRALLADYMIPVVNAGVLSRMGRDMLSCGHTRADSDRVVNAYARLVELLG, from the coding sequence GTGAGCACCGACCTGGCCCGGAGCGCCGAACCGGCGACCGGCACCGGGCTGGTCCGCCGGCCGGGCAGCGCCCCGGCGGCGGAGATCCTGGCCCGGGCGTCGGCGATCGCCGCCCAGCCGATGCGGGAGATCGCGCCCGAGCGGTTGGAGTCGGAGCTGGCCGAGTTCCGGCGCCGTACGCCGGGCTCGGCGACGCTCTTCGGGCGGGCCCAGAGAGTGCTGGCCCGGGGGAGCGAGCACGTCGACCCGCTCTCCTCGCCGTACCCGCTGTTCCTGGACCACGGTGCCGGGGGCGAGGTCGTGGACGTCGACGGCAACCGGTACGTCGACTGCATCCTGGCCGGTGGCGCGCTCAGCCTCGGGCACAACCATCCCGGGTTGAACGCCGCGGTCGTCGACCTGCTCCGGGAGCGTACCGGCTTCCACGGCCACCTCGACGAGTTCGAGGTGCTCGCCGCCGAACGGATCATCGAGGTCTTTCCGGCGGCCGAGGCGGTCCGGTTCGTCGGCTCCGGCGCCGAGGCCGACCTCGCGGCGGCGCGGATCGCGCGGGCGTACACCGGACGACGCAAGATCATCAAATTCCGGGGCCACTACCACGGCTGGGGCGACCAGTTCATGGTGGACCTGGAGGTGCCGGGGTCCGGCGACTTCATGGCCGGCGGGGTGCCGCCGGAGCACTACGCGCACACCGTGCTGGTGCACCCGCACCGGCTCGACGACCTGGCGGCGGCACTGGCCGCCGGCGACGTCGCGGCGGTGATCAGTGAACCGTTCGGCGGCGAGTCCGGCCTGGTGCCGTTCGCCGACGACTTCCATCAACAGGCCATCGCACTGGCCCACCGGCACGGCGCGCTGTACGTGTTCGACGAGGTCGTCACCGGCACCCGGGCCGGGATCGGTGGCGCGCACGCGGTGCTGGGCGTCCGCCCCGACCTGATCACCCTCGGCAAGGGACTGATGAACGGCTACCCGTCCTGCGGGGCGGTCGCCGGGCGGCGGGAGGTCATCGAGGCGGCCGGGACCGGGCTACCGGACGGCCGGCCGTTCACCTACATCGGCGGCACCATGTCCGGCAACGTGCTGTCGGCGGCGGCCTGTTACCACACCCTCGGCGAACTGACCCGGCCCGGCGTACTCGACGGTGCCATCGCGGTCACCGCCGACCTGGTGCTCCGGCTCAACGCGCTCTTCTCCGCCGGCGGTGTGCCGTTCTTCGCGTACCACTTCGGCACGATCCTGCGGATCGAGCTGACCGCGCCGCACGCGCTGCCCGTGGACGCCGAGCGGCTGCCGGAGATCATCGCCCGGCGGGCGCTGCTCGCCGACTACATGATTCCGGTGGTCAACGCCGGGGTGCTGTCCCGGATGGGTCGGGACATGCTCTCCTGCGGGCACACCCGGGCCGACAGTGACCGGGTGGTGAACGCGTATGCCCGACTCGTCGAACTACTCGGCTGA
- a CDS encoding SDR family oxidoreductase, translated as MPDSSNYSAEPPIDPTPTEQPVPGGQPVPTGQPVPGGTAYDATEPGGAASGGPSTGTGPAGTVLVTGATSGIGLAVSRLFVDRGVRVLGTSRNPDDIPAPDRIPGVTYLALDQSDPASVRACAKAAGPVDVLVNNAGHSQGGALEDLPEEQLEQLFRINVLGPVGLARAVLPAMRAAGHGRLIFVGSLMAEFPVPFQGSYAASKLALRGFVTALRTEVAPFGIQATLVQPAYYRSAIDRHRAWHTTPDSPYRDRVGVVSARVRAQHQSAADPAEVAERIWRLSRAARLPVVSMIGGNGATLRLVRRFLPDRVAERLVARRYGL; from the coding sequence ATGCCCGACTCGTCGAACTACTCGGCTGAACCGCCGATCGATCCGACGCCGACCGAACAACCGGTGCCGGGCGGACAACCGGTGCCGACTGGACAACCGGTGCCGGGCGGCACGGCGTACGACGCGACGGAGCCGGGAGGTGCGGCCTCGGGCGGGCCGTCGACCGGCACCGGGCCGGCCGGGACGGTCCTGGTCACCGGGGCGACCTCGGGAATCGGGCTCGCCGTCAGCCGGCTCTTCGTCGACCGGGGGGTGCGGGTGCTGGGCACCTCCCGGAATCCCGACGACATTCCCGCGCCGGACCGGATCCCCGGCGTGACCTACCTGGCCCTGGACCAGTCGGATCCGGCGAGCGTACGGGCCTGCGCGAAGGCGGCCGGTCCGGTCGACGTACTGGTCAACAACGCCGGGCACAGCCAGGGCGGCGCCCTGGAGGACCTGCCGGAGGAACAGCTGGAGCAACTGTTCCGGATCAACGTGCTGGGACCGGTCGGGTTGGCCCGCGCGGTACTGCCGGCCATGCGGGCCGCCGGGCACGGCCGGTTGATCTTCGTGGGTTCACTGATGGCCGAGTTCCCGGTGCCGTTCCAGGGCAGCTACGCGGCCTCCAAACTGGCCCTGCGCGGTTTCGTCACGGCGCTGCGCACCGAGGTCGCGCCGTTCGGCATCCAGGCCACCCTGGTTCAGCCGGCCTACTACCGGTCGGCCATCGACCGGCACCGCGCCTGGCACACGACGCCGGACTCGCCGTACCGGGACCGGGTGGGCGTGGTCAGCGCGCGGGTCCGGGCCCAGCACCAGAGCGCGGCGGACCCGGCGGAGGTGGCCGAGCGGATCTGGCGACTGAGCCGGGCCGCCCGGTTGCCGGTCGTCTCCATGATCGGCGGCAACGGCGCCACCCTGCGTCTCGTCCGGCGCTTCCTGCCCGACCGCGTCGCCGAGCGGCTGGTCGCCCGCCGGTACGGCCTCTGA